CCCTGCCTCCACAATGGCTATTCCATTCTTGCTCCACTCTCCAGGTGGGAGCTCAGCAATGGAGAACTCCATCGTCCTGATGTCAAGCGCGAGTAACTTTTTGCTGTTGATCGTCAGCCAGTCCCAGTAAAAGCAGCCATAAGCATAATGGCGCCTGAGAAAAAAAGGGTTGACCTGTGACATGGCGGCCCGGTCGCCTGTGCTACTGACCAAATCACTCCAACCATTTGATGCAGCGGCTTGCCATTGTCCGGTGCTCGAAGAGAAGACGAAGGCAGACAGACTAGTTTTGCAGTGTGCCATCAAGACCACTCTGAATGTTgtctcccgcgccgccgcctcctccgctctGAATGTTGTCTCTGGCGCCGCCGTCTCCTCCTCGCCGAGGGGAACGAGGAAGGGCTTGCACCGGACCCGTATCATGCGGACAGGTTGCTCAAGCGAAGCGGTTAGGTCGTCAGGAACCGGGGGGAGCAGCACGTACCGCCGGCACATGGGGTCGCACACCACGAGCTCCCTGAAGACCGCGGGAAACTCCTCTTCTCCGAGGTCCCGGTCGAGGAGGACGCGACCGGCGCGCATGTCCTGCACGATCCAGTGGCAGGGggaggggaggaaggagaaggagaagtcggcggcgaggtcgagCGCGCGGGCGGCGGGCGCAGACGAGTGAGGCGGCAGGACTGGATGGAAGCCGTTGCAGTCGAGGAATCCGAGGAGGGGAGGGCCGTGGAGGCGACGGAAGCGTCGGAGGAAGGAGCCGTCGACGCAGATTTGGCGGAGGGAGACGCAGACGGCGGAGGCGCGGGTGAGATCTTCGGAGGTGGTTAGCCGGAGGAACATCTCGTACAGGAGGTGGTC
This portion of the Triticum dicoccoides isolate Atlit2015 ecotype Zavitan chromosome 7A, WEW_v2.0, whole genome shotgun sequence genome encodes:
- the LOC119333994 gene encoding uncharacterized protein LOC119333994 → MARVHLDFPCRLRRTIRPPTLLSFGRRRYPHTRRPSTLFVFVQHQLVASVAVIFPNHFVYFDHLICSYFQRIPDHLLYEMFLRLTTSEDLTRASAVCVSLRQICVDGSFLRRFRRLHGPPLLGFLDCNGFHPVLPPHSSAPAARALDLAADFSFSFLPSPCHWIVQDMRAGRVLLDRDLGEEEFPAVFRELVVCDPMCRRYVLLPPVPDDLTASLEQPVRMIRVRCKPFLVPLGEEETAAPETTFRAEEAAARETTFRVVLMAHCKTSLSAFVFSSSTGQWQAAASNGWSDLVSSTGDRAAMSQVNPFFLRRHYAYGCFYWDWLTINSKKLLALDIRTMEFSIAELPPGEWSKNGIAIVEAGEGRLGMFGFHGEIASSLSYTIAQNKGKSPSQWQVEKIVSQDSGYAYSIRAATERYLLLTKIEASSLENRLLSLEKPLFEYFLMDVKTLQLQRVYKKQDYLAYDTYIYINFPPSLLSSRTV